Proteins from a single region of Pithys albifrons albifrons isolate INPA30051 chromosome 10, PitAlb_v1, whole genome shotgun sequence:
- the LOC139676300 gene encoding LOW QUALITY PROTEIN: zinc finger protein 92-like (The sequence of the model RefSeq protein was modified relative to this genomic sequence to represent the inferred CDS: inserted 1 base in 1 codon) — MDVNVDWDSGNNICDRGEKHSNYSRKATKQEGHTACXKETDMNFSQSCSPLCSSAGPSGKQEFPAELQCEDKETCGTYSQKEGESPAGVFVPSNTNFDLQCEDKDLEHSSLECSRKPQGRLRDGDENTILSGMFDGGLEPVSKEALPYPCKKCGSSFQSMSELQEHKRAHLVENSYRCPICAKEFFRAANLRMHKLIHSSNRPHKCPECDKGFIRTADVWRHLRNVHKIERSMVILGNGMARNPWSIVHRNQHTVEYSDQPCAENQKSEEDDYKPYTCLTCGKGFDKPNLLSKHRVIHREDKPYKCQECGMAFVQLLRLKRHQQTHSGVRPFYCEQCGGTFTRLASLQRHHRIHTGEKPYSCNYCGHSFTESGTLRRHERTHKLDKP, encoded by the exons ATGGATGTGAATGTGGACTGGGACTCTGGGAATAACATTTGTGACAGGGGTGAGAAGCATTCAAATTATTCCAGAAAGGCAACTAAACAGGAGGGCCACACAGCCT AGAAGGAGACAGACATGAATTTCTCGCAGTCCTGCAGTCCtctttgcagctctgctggaccTTCAGGTAAGCAGGagtttcctgcagagctgcagtgtgaAGATAAAGAAACCTGTGGGACCTACAGCCAGAAAGAAGGTGAGAGTCCAGCTGGGGTATTTGTCCCCTCCAATACCAACTTTGACCTGCAGTGTGAAGATAAAGATTTAGAGCACAGTTCCCTTGAGTGCTCCAGGAAACCACAAGGAAGACTCCGTGATGGTGATGAAAATACCATTCTTAGTGGCATGTTTGATGGGGGCCTGGAGCCTGTCTCCAAGGAAGCTTTGCCGTATCCATGCAAGAAGTGTGGTTCCTCTTTCCAGAGTATGAGTGAGCTGCAGGAGCATAAGCGAGCTCACCTTGTGGAAAACTCCTACCGCTGTCCCATCTGTGCCAAAGAGTTCTTCCGTGCAGCAAACCTGCGGATGCACAAGCTCATTCATTCCAGTAACAGGCCACACAAATGCCCAGAGTGTGACAAGGGCTTCATTCGTACGGCCGATGTCTGGAGGCACCTGCGCAACGTGCACAAAATAGAGCGCTCCATGGTGATCCTGGGAAATGGCATGGCCAGGAACCCCTGGTCCATAGTGCACCGTAACCAGCACACTGTTGAGTACAGCGATCAGCCTTGTGCAGAAAACCAGAAGTCTGAGGAAGACGACTATAAACCTTATACCTGTCTCACGTGCGGCAAAGGTTTTGACAAGCCTAACCTGCTTTCCAAACACAGGGTGATCCACCGGGAAGACAAGCCCTACAAGTGTCAGGAGTGTGGCATGGCATTTGTCCAGCTACTCAGGCTGAAAAGGCACCAGCAGACTCACTCTGGAGTACGCCCCTTCTACTGTGAGCAGTGTGGGGGGACGTTCACCCGGCTGGCGTCGCTCCAGCGCCACCACCGCATCCACACTGGAGAGAAGCCCTACTCCTGTAATTACTGTGGGCATTCCTTCACCGAGTCGGGTACCCTGCGGAGACATGAGCGCACACACAAATTGGACAAACCTTAA